In Apium graveolens cultivar Ventura chromosome 10, ASM990537v1, whole genome shotgun sequence, the following are encoded in one genomic region:
- the LOC141691407 gene encoding uncharacterized protein LOC141691407 produces the protein MRELKISESYRDKRDRSSSPDERRKTYRRSSSPKKSARGKETTKDSGRPYTSKWQTHTPLVASIDHIYATYVGKGVFRKATPLTDYNKRDTSKYCAYHEATGHDTADCRQLKDEIEILIRQGKLTEWVVKEVRRHRTDYHTVPPPPPEDKERVPRAGSIHIILGGSHIGGDSRKAMDRYAREAKDKPLTNVNHLSQRPPELFEREVDDIVFKENDAKWVHYPHTDALVIKMKIGTALKAAESRNASREVAEAGECDIPMEEAEGRKRIRPEGHETCNLISIEELPENYFEHMGIHVEPRPGALLMEASQPIMLIQEGIVEEASDEEESPEQITATLRRGKWARKETTITMDPSDGITRTVTATSEHLINPTQAHQTELKDAEGLAITEMEKTSEARADLDPRMPSMVERAGAAEDTIPILVDPNDPSKVLRIGSNLSPDLREDLARFLRENLDVFAWSHSDMIGINPNDICHRLNLDPKKKGVRQKRRPISGERAEALREEVDRLMEAGLVREAFYPVWLANPVLVKKPNGKWRTCVDFTDLNKACPKDSFPLPRIDQLVDSTAGHRLVNKMFKHQLGKTMEAYVDDMLVKSKEARDHVRHLAEMFQILREYRMKLNPQKCVFGVESGKFLGFIVNHRGIKANPAKIQALLEMRSPRRVKDVQSLTGRVAALNRFVSKSSDKCQEFFKAIKGMGRNFKWTEECEEAFQNIKKHLSSPPMLTNPKAGETLILYLAVSDFAISAVLVREEDGVQLPVDYKPRTAIKGQALADFVLEFPPHQEVEPGALIVIPSTEEVGLERQNSAPWWSLYVDGASNGDGAGAGIELISPEAHKIRHATHLAFHATNNDAEYEALINGLKLALEMKVENLNVFSDSMIVVYQVNGGYQAKGPRTELYLKCAQRIIARFNEVRLELIPRGQNEGADELAKLGSRRESTLLGTVPLDIQRQPSVPEHEVGSLNNELGPTWMTSILAYIREGSLPDEKNEARRIKYKAARYVIYDEILYRRGFSVPLLKCIHGEECNYILRELEEKKGAWPEELAQVLWSYNTTPRTTTGETPFSLVYGCEAMVPVEVGAGSFRRDNYDSEANEVNHRLYLDMIEETREEAQIRIAAYQQRTARHYNSKVRGRSFKVGDLVLRRVMPNTKVLAP, from the exons ATGAGAGAGCTGAAAATCAGCGAAAGCTATCGAGACAAGAGGGACCGATCCTCAAGCCCTGACGAAAGGAGGAAGACATATCGGCGTAGTTCGAGCCCAAAAAAGTCTGCCCGTGGCAAAGAGACCACAAAAGATTCGGGGAGGCCTTATACAAGCAAATGGCAGACACACACCCCTCTGGTAGCCTCTATCGACCACATATATGCTACATATGTGGGGAAGGGGGTATTCAGGAAGGCAACTCCTCTCACAGACTACAATAAAAGAGACACTTCGAAGTATTGTGCATACCATGAGGCCACCGGACACGATACAGCTGATTGTAGACAACTAAAGGATGAGATCGAGATTTTGATTAGACAAGGGAAGCTTACGGAGTGGGTTGTCAAGGAGGTTCGAAGACACAGGACGGATTATCATACCGTCCCTCCTCCACCCCCAGAAGACAAAGAAAGGGTCCCTCGGGCTGGTAGtattcatattattctaggcgggtctcacATTGGTGGAGACAGTCGGAAGGCGATGGACAGATATGCCCGAGAAGCAAAGGACAAGCCGCTCACCAACGTCAATCATCTAAGCCAAAGGCCCCCGGAGCTCTTTGAAAGGGAGGTCGATGATATCGTATTTAAAGAGAATGATGCAAAATGGGTGCATTACCCTCATACCGATGCCCTagtcataaaaatgaagattgggacg GCACTCAAAGCGGCCGAGTCAAGAAATGCCTCAAGGGAGGTAGCTGAAGCAGGTGAGTGCGACATCCCCATGGAAGAGGCAGAGGGCAGGAAAAGAATACGTCCTGAGGGCCACGAGACTTGTAATTTGATTTCAATTGAGGAGTTGCCCGAGAACTACTTCGAGCACATGGGAATTCATGTGGAACCACGCCCAGGGGCCTTACTAATGGAAGCATCTCAGCCCATCATGTTGATACAAGAGGGGATTGTAGAGGAagcaagtgatgaagaagagagcccAGAACAAATCACTGCAACACTTAGGAGAGGGAAGTGGGCACGCAAAGAAACAACAATCACTATGGACCCATCCGACGGAATCACTCGAACTGTAACTGCGACCTCTGAACACTTGATAAACCCGACCCAAGCTCACCAAACCGAGCTCAAGGATGCGGAAGGTTTGGCAATCACGGAAATGGAAAAAACTAGCGAAGCTCGAGCAGATCTAGACCCGAGAATGCCCTCAATGGTCGAGAGGGCCGGGGCCGCGGAGGACACAATCCCGATCTTGGTAGACCCAAATGATCCCTCCAAGGTACTCAGAATAGGCTCTAACCTAAGTCCTGACTTGAGAGAGGATCTAGCCCGCTTCCTAAGGGAGaatttggatgtctttgcatggtcacactcCGATATGATAGGGATAAACCCAAATGACATATGCCACCGGCTCAACTTGGACCCGAAAAAGAAGGGGGTTAGGCAAAAGAGACGGCCGATTAGTGGAGAGAGGGCAGAGGCCCTCAGAGAAGAAGTGGATAGATTAATGGAGGCAGGACTTGTGAGAGAAGCCTTCTACCCCGTGTGGCTGGCCAACCCTGTGCTTGTCAAGAAGCCCAATGgcaagtggaggacatgtgtagaCTTCACCGACCTGAACAAAGCTTGCCCGAAGGACAGCTTTCCTCTACCCCGAATCGACCAGCTGGTTGATTCCACGGCTGGGCAC AGGCTGGTGAATAAGATGTTCAAACATCAATTGGGGAAGACTATGGAGGCCTATGTAGACGACATGCTGGTAAAATCGAAAGAAGCGAGGGATCATGTCCGCCACCTGGCAGAAATGTTCCAGATCCTAAGGGAGTACAGAATGAAACTCAACCCCCAGAAATGCGTGTTTGGGGTTGAATCGGGgaagtttttgggatttattgtcaACCATAGAGGCATTAAGGCCAACCCAGCCAAGATACAAGCACTACTCGAGATGAGATCCCCTCGACGGGTGAAGGATGTTCAAAGCTTAACAGGACGAGTGGCTGCCTTAAACCGCTTCGTCTCAAAATCCTCCGATAAATGCCAAGAGTTCTTCAAAGCAATCAAAGGAATGGGGAGGAACTTTAAGTGGACCGAAGAATGTGAGGAAGCCTTTCAGAACATAAAGAAGCATCTCAGTAGCCCTCCCATGTTGACCAACCCAAAAGCAGGAGAAACTTTGATCCTATACTTGGCCGTCTCCGACTTTGCAATAAGTGCAGTATTAGTCCGAGAGGAGGATGGTGTCCAGCTCCCg gtggattataagccaagGACTGCGATCAAAGGCCAAGCCCTGGCCGATTTTGTGCTAGAATTTCCCCCTCATCAAGAAGTGGAGCCGGGAGCCCTTATTGTTATACCTAGCACAGAAGAAGTTGGACTGGAAAGACAAAATAGTGCCCCATGGTGGAGCCTATATGTGGATGGTGCCTCTAACGGTGATGGAGCAGGAGCTGGAATCGAGCTAATCAGCCCAGAGGCTCACAAAATCAGACATGCGACCCATCTGGCCTTTCAtgcaaccaacaatgatgctgagtatgaggccCTGATCAACGGTCTCAAGCTAGCTTTGGAAATGAAGGTCGAGAATTTGAATGTATTTAGCGACTCCATGATTGTGGTCTATCAGGTAAATGGGGGGTATCAAGCTAAGGGGCCGAGAACAGAGCTTTACCTGAAGTGCGCACAGAGGATAATCGCAAGATTCAACGAGGTGAGGCTGGAACTAATCCCGCGTGGGCAGAATGAAGGCGCGGACGAGCTAGCTAAGCTCGGTTCACGCCGCGAGAGCACTTTGCTAGGGACCGTGCCCCTTGATATACAGAGGCAACCTAGTGTGCCCGAGCACGAGGTGGGCAGCCTCAATAATGAGCTCGGCCCCACGTGGATGACATCTATTCTAGCATACATAAGAGAAGGTTCACTTCCGGATGAAAAGAACGAAGCAAGGAGAATAAAATACAAAGCAGCCCGCTATGTGATATACGACGAGATTCTATACAGAAGGGGGTTCAGTGTTCCTCTTCTGAAATGCATACATGGGGAGGAATGCAACTACATCCTAAGGGAA cttgaagagaagaaaggagcATGGCCAGAAGAACTCGCCCAGGTCCTATGGTCTTATAACACTACACCCCGAACCACAACTGGAGAGACCCCTTTCTCTCTGGTGTATGGGTGTGAAGCTATGGTGCCCGTTGAAGTGGGAGCAGGATCTTTTCGAAGGGACAACTATGACTCAGAGGCAAACGAGGTCAATCATCGGCTCTATTTGGATATGATCGAAGAAACTCGAGAAGAAGCTCAGATTAGGATTGCGGCATATCAGCAGAGGACAGCTAGGCATTACAACAGTAAGGTTCGAGGCCGATCTTTCAAGGTGGGAGATTTAGTTCTGCGCCGGGTCATGCCAAATACCAAGGTG CTAGCACCGTAA